In the Sulfurivermis fontis genome, ATCTGGTGGAGATCGGCGGCGAGTTACAGACCCGGGGGCGCAAACCTGACGGTTCCCATTGGCGCATAGGTATAGAGCGGCCACTACCCGGTGGTCGTTCCGTGCAGAAGGCTCTGACCATTCGCCGTGAGTCACCCACGGCAGTGATGACGTCGGGAACCTACCGTCATTATTTCGATTTGCAAGGCAAGCGCTACAGCCATATCCTGGACGCCCGTTCCGGCGCGCCGGTCATGCACGATACCGTTTCTGTTACCGTCATCAATGACAATGCCACTTTGGCGGATGCCTGGTCGACCGCATTGTTGTGCATGGGGCGCGACGCAGGCGTGCATGTTGCACAGCAACATGGTATCGCCGCCCTGTTCATTTCCGATGCCGATGGTACGTTGTACGAAACGGCGACCCCTGCTTGGCGTGCGATGAAAGACATTGAGGTGAACTGATGCTTAGGTTGTTCAGTATCGATGGGGGACTGATCCGGGAGATCGTGTGTCCAACGGATGAGATCGGTGATTGCCTGGCCGAGGCCGATTGGATCGATGCCTATGAACCCAACGATGCAGAGCGCTTACTGCTCGAGAGCATGCTGCACGCCGATCTGCCGGAATCGGATGAGGTGGAAGAGATCGAGGCCTCGGCGCGCTGTTTTGTCGATCAGGCGGGGGTCCATGTCCACTCCTTGTTTTTGGTGCAGGCAGAGGGCAGGCACACCACTGTTTCCGTGGCCTGCATTCTGCAGAAGGAACGCCTGATAACCATCCGGGAAGATGATCTGGCTGATTTCCGCCTGTTGCGTATGCGCGCGCGACGGGGACAGGTGGAGGCACAGTCACCGCAGGAATTGTTGGTGACTTTGTTCGAGCAAAAAGTGGAGAACCATGCCGATACACTCGAAGATATTCACCGCCAATTGGAAAGCGTCAGCTATCTGGTACTGGAGGATGATAGCTCCGAGTTGGAGGATGCCATCAGCAAGCTGGCAAGGCTGGAGGATAGTAATGGCAAAATCCGTTTGTGTCTGATGGATACCCAGCGCGATATCTCCTTTCTGTTGCGCCATCTGCGTGTCGAGCCAGGGCAGGCGGAGACGTTGCGTGATGTGATGCGTGACGTGGAGACCTTGATGTCCCATACGACCTTTCTGTTCGACAAGATCAATTTCCTGATGGATTCGACCCAGGGCTTCATCAACATCGAACAAAACCAGATCATCAAGATATTCTCGATTGCCGCCGTGGTCTTTCTGCCACCTACGCTCGTCGCCAGCATCTACGGCATGAATTTCGAGTACATGCCTGAGTTGACGTGGTTGTTGGGCTATCCCTGGGCCATCGGCTTGATGGTGATCTCGGGTATCGCGCCGTACTGGTATTTCAAGCGCAAGGGCTGGTTGTGACATGACATGGGGCCGGCCCCCGTGGCTGGCGATTTTTTGTCGGTGCACTGACGGGGATTTGTAACGATGGTCCGCGCGGGGAGGGGGCAAGGTTTATGGGCTGATCTGAGCGCGACCCTGGCCGGTATGTTTCTGCCGCTGGCCTTTGCGCCGTTCGGCTGGTTTCCTCTCGCGGTGTTGTCTCCGGCACTGTTGTTTTTCTCCCTGTATGCACTGAGTCCGCGCACCGCGCTGCGGCGCGGTTTTCTGTTCGGTCTCGGCCTGTTCGGTGTCGGCGTGTCCTGGGTGTATGTGGCCATCGCTGACTTCTCCGACAGCGGCGCCGTCACCGCCGTGATACTCACCGCGCTGTTCGTTGCCGCCCTGGCGGCCTATCCCGCCCTGTTCGCCTATGTCGCCGCCCGTTGGTGGCGGCGGGGTGCCCTGCCGCTGGCGCTGTGGTATCTGGCGGCCCTGCCGGCGCTGTGGATGGGGTTCGAGTGGTTGCGCGGCTGGCTATTCACCGGGTTTACCTGGCTGCAACTGGGTTACAGCCAGACGCAGTCGCCGTTGGCCGGGCTGGCGCCGCTGTTCGGCGTCTATGGCGTCGGCCTGGTGCTGGCGGTGAGTGCCGGGGCGCTGGCCTGGCTGCTGCACAGCGGACGCCGTGCCTGGCCCGGCGTGGCGCTGGCGATGTGTCTGTGGCTGGCTGGCTGGGGGGCGCAACAGATCGAATGGACGCGGCCGGTCGGTGAGCCGCTGCGCATGGCGCTGATCCAGGACAACCTGCCGCAGGCTACCAAGTGGGACCCGGCACAGTTCAATGCCCGGCTCGAGCTGTATGCCCGATTGACGTTGGAGAATCTCGGCGCGGTGGACGCGGTGATCTGGCCGGAGAATGCCGTCACCGTGTTCTATCACGAGTTGAAGGAT is a window encoding:
- the corA gene encoding magnesium/cobalt transporter CorA, whose protein sequence is MLRLFSIDGGLIREIVCPTDEIGDCLAEADWIDAYEPNDAERLLLESMLHADLPESDEVEEIEASARCFVDQAGVHVHSLFLVQAEGRHTTVSVACILQKERLITIREDDLADFRLLRMRARRGQVEAQSPQELLVTLFEQKVENHADTLEDIHRQLESVSYLVLEDDSSELEDAISKLARLEDSNGKIRLCLMDTQRDISFLLRHLRVEPGQAETLRDVMRDVETLMSHTTFLFDKINFLMDSTQGFINIEQNQIIKIFSIAAVVFLPPTLVASIYGMNFEYMPELTWLLGYPWAIGLMVISGIAPYWYFKRKGWL
- the lnt gene encoding apolipoprotein N-acyltransferase: MFLPLAFAPFGWFPLAVLSPALLFFSLYALSPRTALRRGFLFGLGLFGVGVSWVYVAIADFSDSGAVTAVILTALFVAALAAYPALFAYVAARWWRRGALPLALWYLAALPALWMGFEWLRGWLFTGFTWLQLGYSQTQSPLAGLAPLFGVYGVGLVLAVSAGALAWLLHSGRRAWPGVALAMCLWLAGWGAQQIEWTRPVGEPLRMALIQDNLPQATKWDPAQFNARLELYARLTLENLGAVDAVIWPENAVTVFYHELKDDYFDWLAAQARGQGTDIVVGVPVKRRDAPGYYTSLMVLGAQEAAYHKHHLVPFGEFVPLEGLLRGLISFFDLPMSGFSSGPAAQPPLPVAGQRAAMSICYEDAFGEELLHNFPAATLLINGSNNAWYGDSLAPHQHLEIARMRAVESGRPLVRATTTGISALVDHRGRLLAIAPQFVEYVLRGSVQPMQGMTPYARWGNWPVLLLLLLLAGVNIVVQRRGQVISS